A region of the Mycoavidus sp. HKI genome:
CAATCGCAAACGCAGAGCATAATGTGGGCGTGGATATTGACGAGTTAAAGGTGACTAGCATTTATGTCGATAAAGCGACTTCGTTAAAACGTATTATTGCGCGCGCCAAAGGGCGTAGTAATCCGCTCGAAAAGCAATCCTGTCACATCACCGTGACGGTTGGAAATTAAAGGGCCACACACGATGGGACAGAAAATACATCCGACCGGCTTTCGGCTGGCCGTTCGTCGCAACTGGGTTTCGCGTTGGTACGCGAGTAATACTCAGTTTGCAAATATGTTGAAAGAAGACATTAGTGTTCGAGAGTATTTGAAGAAAAAACTCAAGAATGCGTCTGTCGGCAAGGTAATCATTGAGCGACCTGCGAAAAACGCGCGCATTACCATTCACAGCTCGCGTCCAGGTATTGTGATCGGTAAAAAGGGCGAGGATATTGAGCTCTTGAAGGCTGAATTGCAACGCCGCATGGGCGTGCCGGTGCATGTCAATATCGAAGAAATTCGCAAGCCGGAAATCGATGCGCAGTTAATTGCAGATTCGATTTCGCAACAGCTTGAACGCCGGATTATGTTTCGCCGTGCAATGAAGCGTGCGATGCAAAATGCGATGCGTCTTGGCGCTCAAGGCATCAAGATCATGAGTTCCGGCCGGTTAAATGGAATCGAAATTGCGCGTACGGAGTGGTATCGTGAAGGTCGTGTGCCATTACATACATTACGTGCCGATATCGATTACGCAACGTCCGAAGCGCAGACAACTTATGGCATTATTGGCATTAAGGTCTGGGTTTATAAGGGCGATATAGTAGGCCGTAACGAAGCGCCGGTTGTCGATGAAGCACCTGAAGAGAAACGGGGACGCCGTAATTCCCGTCCGGGCGAACGCCGCGGTCGTAGTGACGGTGGCGATAAGCCGGGCCGTTGGGCGGGTTCGCGTCGTGCGGGAGCTGCCAAATCTGATGGCGATGCCAAGATTGGAGAATAGAGATGTTGC
Encoded here:
- the rpsC gene encoding 30S ribosomal protein S3; this translates as MGQKIHPTGFRLAVRRNWVSRWYASNTQFANMLKEDISVREYLKKKLKNASVGKVIIERPAKNARITIHSSRPGIVIGKKGEDIELLKAELQRRMGVPVHVNIEEIRKPEIDAQLIADSISQQLERRIMFRRAMKRAMQNAMRLGAQGIKIMSSGRLNGIEIARTEWYREGRVPLHTLRADIDYATSEAQTTYGIIGIKVWVYKGDIVGRNEAPVVDEAPEEKRGRRNSRPGERRGRSDGGDKPGRWAGSRRAGAAKSDGDAKIGE
- the rplV gene encoding 50S ribosomal protein L22, with translation MVAKAIHRGARISAQKTRLVADQIRGLAVGKALDLLAFSPKQKPAGIIKKVVQSAIANAEHNVGVDIDELKVTSIYVDKATSLKRIIARAKGRSNPLEKQSCHITVTVGN